A section of the Castanea sativa cultivar Marrone di Chiusa Pesio chromosome 12, ASM4071231v1 genome encodes:
- the LOC142619229 gene encoding pentatricopeptide repeat-containing protein At4g08210, producing MPIQSPTLSWGILDLNRIVIALRHYGRVQALNHGRTLQSNLIKLGVSKNVFLANNLIAMYVECSRVKDAHKMFDEMLERNVVSWTTMVSAYTNSGRPQEALTLYTQFLEFGSEVPNGFMYSAALKACGLAGDLELGKLIHKRISGGGFMFDRVLMNTLLDMYVKCGTLSDARNVFDEILCKNATTWNTIISGYCKEGLMEEAVHLFHQMPEPNGISWNSIIAGFANYGTVRSLEFVDMMHREGLKLDEFTFPCALKSCACHGLLVIGKQIHCYVVKSGYEYNCYTVSALVDMYSNCNVLNEAIKVFDLYSSFDESVCDGLSLWNSMLSGYVVNEHYGLALNLVAQIHRSGVYFDSYTFSSALKACIHLLNLRLGHQVHGLVVTSGYGSGNVVGSILIDLYAKHGDIKDALGLFHRLEKKDIMAWSGLITACAIMGLSSLVFSLFKDMVDLNLEVDQFVISNVLKVCSILASIQSGKQAHAFCVKRGFDTEEVTVTALIDMYSKCGEIKDGLDLFDCFPKKDAVCWTGIIVGCGNNGRATEAIKFFNEMVELGLKPNEITFTGILSACRHAGLVEEARIIFKSMKTEHGVEPQLEHYCCMVDLLGQAGCFKEAEQLIADMPFKPNKTIWCSLLGACGTQNNMELVNIIAEPLLASSPEDPSVYVTLANVYATSGMWDSLCKLREAVMEMGMKEAGKSWIETSG from the coding sequence ATGCCAATACAAAGTCCAACTCTCTCATGGGGAATCTTGGATTTGAACCGTATTGTAATAGCTTTGCGCCATTATGGGAGAGTTCAAGCTCTCAATCATGGCAGAACGCTACAATCTAATTTGATCAAACTCGGGGTTTCGAAAAACGTGTTCCTTGCCAACAATTTGATTGCCATGTATGTGGAATGTAGTCGCGTGAAAGATGCACATAAGATGTTCGATGAGATGCTTGAAAGAAATGTAGTTTCATGGACCACCATGGTCTCTGCATATACTAATAGTGGAAGACCCCAAGAAGCTCTCACATTATATACTCAGTTTTTAGAGTTTGGATCAGAGGTGCCCAATGGGTTCATGTACTCTGCGGCTCTTAAAGCATGTGGTCTTGCGGGTGATCTTGAATTGGGCAAATTAATTCATAAAAGAATTTCTGGGGGTGGGTTTATGTTTGACAGAGTTTTAATGAATACCCTTTTGGACATGTATGTCAAATGTGGAACTTTGAGTGATGCAAGGAATGTTTTTGATGAGATTTTGTGCAAGAATGCAACTACATGGAACACGATCATTTCAGGGTACTGCAAAGAAGGTTTAATGGAAGAGGCAGTGCATTTGTTTCATCAAATGCCAGAACCAAATGGCATATCCTGGAACAGCATTATTGCTGGTTTTGCAAATTATGGAACTGTGCGTTCATTGGAATTTGTGGATATGATGCACCGAGAAGGCCTTAAGCTTGATGAATTCACATTCCCATGTGCTCTTAAATCCTGTGCTTGTCATGGTTTATTAGTTATTGGGAAACAGATTCACTGTTATGTTGTTAAGTCTGGTTATGAGTATAACTGTTACACTGTATCAGCGCTGGTTGATATGTACTCAAATTGCAATGTATTAAATGAAGCAATAAAGGTATTTGATCTATACTCTAGCTTTGATGAGTCTGTTTGTGATGGCTTGTCACTTTGGAATTCTATGCTTTCTGGCTATGTTGTCAATGAACACTATGGACTGGCTCTCAATCTGGTTGCACAAATCCATCGGTCAGGTGTATATTTTGATTCCTACACCTTCAGTAGTGCTTTGAAGGCCTGCATCCACTTACTTAATTTGAGACTTGGGCATCAAGTGCATGGTTTGGTTGTCACCAGTGGGTATGGGTCAGGCAATGTTGTTGGAAGCATTCTTATTGATCTGTATGCAAAACATGGGGATATTAAGGATGCATTAGGCTTATTTCATAGGCTAGAGAAGAAAGATATCATGGCTTGGTCTGGTTTGATCACAGCATGTGCTATAATGGGGTTAAGCTCATTGGTCTTTTCCCTGTTTAAAGATATGGTTGATTTGAATCTTGAAGTAGATCAGTTTGTTATTTCAAATGTTCTGAAGGTTTGTTCAATTTTAGCATCTATTCAAAGTGGTAAGCAGGCTCATGCTTTCTGTGTTAAGAGAGGATTTGACACAGAGGAGGTAACAGTTACAGCTCTCATTGACATGTATTCAAAATGCGGTGAAATTAAGGATGGGTTagatttgtttgattgttttccaaaaaaagatGCTGTGTGCTGGACTGGGATCATTGTGGGGTGTGGGAATAATGGAAGAGCAACAGAAGCAATTAAATTTTTCAATGAGATGGTAGAATTGGGTTTGAAGCCAAATGAAATTACCTTTACAGGTATTCTTTCTGCCTGTAGACATGCTGGTTTGGTTGAAGAGGCAAGGATCATATTTAAGTCCATGAAAACTGAACATGGAGTGGAACCTCAATTGGAGCACTATTGTTGCATGGTTGATCTACTTGGCCAAGCTGGATGCTTCAAAGAGGCTGAACAATTGATTGCTGACATGCCATTTAAACCCAACAAAACCATATGGTGCTCATTGCTCGGGGCCTGTGGAACTCAGAACAACATGGAACTGGTTAATATTATTGCTGAACCCCTTCTTGCATCCTCACCAGAAGACCCTTCAGTATACGTGACACTTGCAAATGTTTATGCAACATCAGGAATGTGGGATAGTTTATGCAAGTTGAGGGAAGCTGTCATGGAAATGGGTATGAAAGAAGCTGGAAAAAGCTGGATTGAGACCTCAGGCTAA